The Flavobacterium jumunjinense genome includes a region encoding these proteins:
- a CDS encoding DoxX family protein, protein MKVIYWSSTVIISVFLLLSSYSYLFSKSTIQGIKALGFPDFFRVELAALKLIAAIVLLIPFASLQLKEWTYAGVGLFLITAIIAHIKHKDSIFIMLLLVILMGILIISNLYMNKILK, encoded by the coding sequence ATGAAAGTAATATATTGGTCTTCAACAGTAATTATATCAGTTTTCCTCCTCTTAAGCTCTTATAGTTATTTATTCAGTAAAAGTACAATTCAAGGAATTAAAGCTTTAGGTTTTCCTGACTTTTTCAGGGTAGAACTAGCTGCTTTAAAATTGATAGCTGCAATTGTATTACTAATACCATTTGCTTCTTTGCAACTAAAAGAATGGACTTATGCAGGTGTTGGATTATTTTTAATAACAGCTATAATCGCACATATCAAACATAAAGATTCTATCTTTATTATGCTTTTACTTGTAATCCTTATGGGTATTCTAATTATATCCAACTTATATATGAACAAGATTTTGAAATAA
- a CDS encoding site-specific integrase, which yields MPNLFLHAYNGGCFPESFPTMSSGKLNCRIRLKTDYKKKDNTYQVYIQITLKRVVKKISLDFSVRENEFENERIKRNNKNYKDYNLYIEKKLADINTIEVNYRIAGKILTLDLLIEELNNPTARVDFILFWEKEMIRQKEILKSGTYRQQMTVLNKVKAFKNPLYFYDIDENYLTDLKAHCKRKLKNNDNTVASLIKSFKKYLHLANKKGITTPINFSEIKNKSFKGNRTFLTPDELKVLKEYWDSKFITSIHKNILARFLFSCFTGLRFTDVANISTENFIENTIVFTAEKTGKFQRIRMNETAKYFLYDDFFKISSTNEYTNRELKHIAKACKITKNLTFHVSRHTFATNFLICGGRVEHLQKLLGHSKIEETMLYVHIVEQITDIQIFNMDEIMI from the coding sequence ATGCCAAATTTATTTCTTCACGCGTATAATGGGGGTTGTTTCCCTGAAAGTTTCCCAACGATGAGCTCTGGGAAACTTAATTGTAGAATTCGTTTGAAAACGGACTACAAGAAAAAAGACAACACATATCAGGTTTATATTCAAATCACTCTTAAAAGAGTTGTGAAAAAGATTTCACTCGACTTTTCAGTTCGTGAAAACGAGTTTGAGAACGAACGAATAAAGAGAAACAACAAAAACTATAAAGATTACAATCTCTATATAGAAAAGAAACTAGCCGACATCAATACTATTGAAGTGAACTATAGAATTGCGGGTAAAATTCTAACACTAGACTTACTAATTGAAGAATTAAACAACCCAACTGCTAGAGTTGATTTTATACTGTTTTGGGAAAAAGAAATGATTCGTCAAAAAGAGATTTTGAAATCAGGTACTTATAGACAACAAATGACGGTTTTAAATAAAGTAAAAGCTTTTAAGAACCCTCTTTACTTTTACGACATTGATGAAAACTATTTAACGGACTTAAAGGCACATTGTAAAAGAAAACTAAAGAATAACGACAATACAGTAGCAAGTTTAATAAAAAGCTTTAAAAAGTACCTTCATTTAGCTAACAAAAAAGGAATAACGACTCCTATTAACTTTTCTGAGATAAAAAACAAATCATTTAAAGGGAATCGAACATTCTTAACTCCTGATGAATTAAAAGTTTTAAAAGAATACTGGGACAGTAAATTTATAACGAGCATACATAAAAACATTCTAGCTCGTTTTCTGTTCTCTTGCTTTACTGGTTTACGGTTTACAGATGTAGCAAACATTAGTACAGAAAACTTTATCGAAAACACTATCGTTTTTACAGCTGAAAAAACTGGAAAGTTTCAACGTATTAGAATGAATGAAACTGCTAAATATTTTTTATATGATGATTTCTTTAAAATAAGTAGCACAAATGAATATACTAATAGGGAATTAAAACATATTGCGAAAGCTTGCAAAATAACTAAAAACTTAACCTTTCACGTTTCAAGACATACTTTTGCAACCAACTTTTTAATTTGTGGTGGTCGTGTAGAGCATTTACAAAAACTTTTAGGTCATAGTAAAATTGAAGAAACGATGCTTTATGTTCATATTGTTGAACAAATTACTGACATACAAATTTTCAACATGGATGAAATTATGATATAA
- a CDS encoding DUF4437 domain-containing protein: protein MKSNNYLILILGFLVSCNNPKSEEKATETTISQIVENPTNKIGLSTDIIWEQMNPARGDKSPLAGTIWGNRKDDVPTGYIGKFVDGFSSPPHIHNVTYRAIVMKGLIHNDDPKAENMWMPVGSFWTQPAGEPHITSAKGEGTMAYIEIDNGPYLVKPTNESFDQGERPINIDASNIVWLDNTQTNWISANNQSKISFLWKNAEDVRGVLVKLPSHFKGNIYSKGTILYGVIIEGNVDYKMPNLDAVTNLDAGSYFESTGNSVHEISTTKEALIYIRTNNIIEIK from the coding sequence ATGAAATCAAACAATTATTTAATCTTAATTTTAGGGTTCCTTGTTTCATGCAACAATCCAAAATCAGAAGAAAAAGCGACAGAAACCACTATTTCTCAAATTGTAGAAAACCCAACAAATAAAATTGGTTTAAGTACTGATATTATTTGGGAACAAATGAATCCAGCACGAGGAGATAAAAGTCCTTTAGCTGGAACAATTTGGGGTAATAGAAAAGACGATGTACCAACTGGATATATAGGGAAATTTGTAGATGGATTTTCATCGCCACCTCACATTCATAATGTAACTTATCGTGCCATTGTGATGAAAGGATTAATACACAATGACGACCCAAAAGCAGAAAATATGTGGATGCCTGTTGGCTCATTTTGGACGCAACCTGCTGGTGAACCGCATATTACTTCTGCCAAAGGAGAAGGAACAATGGCTTATATCGAAATCGATAATGGACCATATTTAGTAAAACCAACAAATGAATCTTTTGATCAAGGGGAACGCCCAATTAATATTGATGCCTCTAATATTGTTTGGCTTGACAACACCCAAACCAATTGGATTTCAGCCAATAACCAATCCAAAATTAGTTTTTTATGGAAAAATGCAGAAGATGTTCGTGGCGTTTTAGTGAAACTCCCTTCACATTTTAAAGGAAACATTTACAGTAAAGGAACTATTTTATATGGAGTTATTATTGAAGGAAATGTTGATTACAAAATGCCTAATTTAGATGCTGTAACAAATTTAGATGCTGGTAGTTATTTTGAATCAACAGGAAATAGTGTTCACGAAATCTCAACAACCAAAGAAGCATTGATTTATATTAGAACTAATAACATAATTGAAATAAAATAA
- a CDS encoding M56 family metallopeptidase, with product MENFLLYLLKVNALLTLFFLAYHFLLRKETFFQSNRWFLLLGIAGSFIIPTLLFTSIVWIAPQPILEYSSVILPTNASIVSQQISEEKFNWSLYFSIPYLLISSYFLLKLILELLSFFRIVNQGKKSIQNKIQFIETEENQSPFSFFNYLVFNKSNFTEEELEYIFIHEKIHIEQQHSFDVLITKMLCLFFWINPIVWMYRKAILENLEFIADAKTAKITTNIYQYQKTLLKTIINKNQLSITNQFYQSLIKKRIVMLNTNQSSRKKLWKYSIVVPFLVAFIFFFQHETIAQVKETEETISSHSTTQSTSKIEFTINKKTTDKELEEISNALRESYDIQLEFNKIKRNKQNEIIRIKATANTDKTYNSVIEIDENEGIDPFTIIANKNNDNEKTVNYIRPNAINAQKAPTSTNTINNEINTINYNGWKIEQNKLDKTPVLFVVNDVKQSTGTNIKFDYTVEVTNSKKLNKKDAIKKYGDVGRNGAYEFKVKKHEPINQLYIINDKEYLSEELKGKKVTLDGTIIHYSNKEAQQKYGDKGKNGVLLFKGKATISEGKKDVIHVISTAVTNVEPKNIKLEFEEDKTYIINNKKYDYTTLKSKDWWLYNDGNNKIEEKNRITYITGDVVENAAEWNSQEIIEVSHEVKKSESKIITLDNDKKIYITNGLIKIPSFPALELKALDIELDGNKIANKAQFFEQKNLNFIKDITIDDDMKVVKVITYKMVNKKTDEENERQIINVAKERAEKDRLARIEAQKQLINEAKERSERDQRAREVAKNERREAIEERKLALETKREEQRNQLEEKAEMYRQKAEEQKEIERQKKE from the coding sequence ATGGAAAATTTTCTTCTCTATTTATTAAAAGTTAACGCTTTATTGACGCTGTTCTTTTTAGCCTATCATTTTCTGCTTCGCAAAGAAACTTTTTTTCAAAGCAATCGTTGGTTTTTACTTCTTGGAATTGCTGGCTCTTTTATTATTCCAACGCTATTATTTACAAGTATAGTTTGGATAGCACCTCAACCTATACTAGAATATAGCTCCGTGATATTGCCTACAAATGCTTCAATAGTGAGTCAACAAATTAGTGAAGAAAAATTCAATTGGAGCTTGTACTTTAGCATACCCTACCTTCTAATTAGCTCCTACTTTCTATTAAAACTAATTCTAGAATTATTATCGTTCTTTAGAATTGTTAATCAGGGTAAAAAAAGCATACAAAACAAGATACAATTCATAGAAACAGAAGAAAATCAAAGTCCGTTTTCATTTTTCAATTATCTCGTTTTTAATAAATCTAATTTCACCGAAGAAGAATTAGAATACATTTTTATTCATGAAAAAATTCATATTGAACAGCAACATAGTTTTGATGTTTTAATCACAAAAATGCTATGTCTTTTCTTTTGGATTAACCCAATCGTATGGATGTACAGAAAAGCAATTTTAGAAAATTTAGAATTCATAGCTGATGCAAAAACTGCAAAAATCACTACAAATATATACCAATATCAAAAAACGTTATTAAAAACAATCATCAATAAGAATCAATTATCAATCACCAATCAGTTTTATCAATCATTAATCAAAAAACGAATCGTTATGTTAAACACAAATCAATCCAGCAGAAAAAAACTATGGAAATATTCCATTGTAGTTCCTTTCTTAGTCGCTTTTATTTTCTTTTTTCAGCATGAAACCATTGCTCAAGTAAAGGAAACAGAAGAAACCATTAGTAGTCATTCTACAACACAAAGCACTTCTAAAATAGAATTTACAATAAACAAAAAAACAACCGATAAAGAGTTAGAAGAAATAAGCAACGCTTTAAGAGAGTCATACGATATTCAATTAGAATTCAATAAGATAAAAAGAAACAAACAGAATGAAATAATACGTATAAAAGCAACGGCTAATACTGACAAAACTTATAATTCTGTCATTGAAATAGATGAGAATGAAGGTATTGATCCCTTTACAATTATTGCAAATAAAAATAATGATAACGAGAAAACCGTCAACTACATAAGACCCAATGCAATTAATGCACAAAAAGCACCAACAAGTACCAATACAATCAACAATGAAATCAATACAATTAATTATAACGGTTGGAAAATTGAACAAAATAAACTAGATAAAACTCCTGTACTTTTTGTAGTTAACGATGTGAAACAAAGCACAGGCACAAATATTAAGTTTGATTATACTGTAGAAGTAACTAATTCTAAAAAACTAAACAAAAAAGACGCTATTAAGAAATATGGAGACGTTGGAAGAAATGGAGCTTATGAATTTAAAGTTAAAAAGCATGAACCGATCAATCAACTCTATATCATTAACGATAAAGAATATCTTAGTGAAGAACTAAAAGGTAAAAAAGTTACGCTTGACGGAACAATCATTCACTATTCTAATAAAGAAGCACAACAAAAATATGGAGATAAAGGGAAAAATGGTGTATTACTTTTTAAAGGGAAAGCAACAATTTCCGAAGGTAAAAAAGATGTAATTCATGTCATATCTACAGCAGTAACAAACGTAGAACCAAAAAACATTAAACTAGAATTTGAAGAAGACAAAACATATATTATAAACAATAAGAAATACGACTATACTACTTTAAAAAGCAAAGATTGGTGGCTTTATAATGATGGAAACAACAAAATAGAAGAGAAAAACAGAATTACCTATATTACTGGTGATGTAGTTGAAAATGCTGCCGAATGGAATTCACAAGAAATTATTGAAGTGAGCCATGAAGTTAAAAAGTCAGAATCGAAAATAATTACCCTAGATAATGATAAAAAAATCTACATTACAAATGGTTTAATTAAAATTCCTAGTTTTCCAGCTTTAGAATTAAAAGCTTTAGATATTGAATTAGACGGTAACAAGATTGCTAATAAAGCTCAATTCTTCGAGCAAAAAAATCTTAATTTCATAAAAGATATTACAATAGATGATGACATGAAAGTAGTTAAGGTTATTACCTATAAGATGGTTAATAAAAAGACAGATGAAGAAAATGAAAGGCAAATAATTAACGTAGCTAAAGAGCGTGCTGAAAAGGATAGACTAGCAAGGATAGAAGCACAAAAACAATTAATTAATGAAGCTAAAGAACGTTCTGAAAGAGATCAAAGAGCTCGAGAGGTAGCAAAAAATGAAAGAAGAGAAGCAATTGAAGAAAGAAAACTAGCATTAGAAACGAAAAGGGAAGAACAGAGAAATCAATTAGAAGAAAAAGCTGAGATGTATAGACAAAAAGCTGAAGAACAAAAAGAAATTGAAAGGCAGAAAAAAGAATAA
- a CDS encoding winged helix-turn-helix transcriptional regulator yields the protein MKTEKPKMLKFKGNEYPCCASLTMGIIGGKWKTVILFHLMNEKLRYNELRKSMPTVTERTLSLQLKALEEDGLIKRKVYTSKPPLKVEYSLTDFGKTLVPLIQSIADWGDLVVEKYS from the coding sequence ATGAAAACAGAAAAGCCAAAAATGCTTAAATTTAAAGGGAATGAATATCCTTGTTGTGCAAGTTTAACTATGGGGATTATAGGCGGGAAATGGAAAACAGTTATTCTATTTCATTTGATGAATGAAAAATTAAGGTATAACGAATTACGAAAATCTATGCCTACTGTAACTGAACGAACTTTGAGTTTACAACTAAAAGCATTAGAAGAAGATGGATTGATTAAAAGAAAGGTTTATACGTCAAAACCTCCTTTAAAGGTCGAATATTCACTAACAGATTTTGGTAAAACTTTAGTTCCCTTAATTCAGTCTATTGCAGATTGGGGTGATTTAGTCGTTGAGAAATATTCATAG
- a CDS encoding SDR family oxidoreductase has product MTKNVLITGTSTGVGFESAILFAKNNYKVYATMRNLKKSEKLKQKIQEENLNIEILPLDVTKIDSIESTVRTIIEKDGKIDVLVNNAGAGFAKTTEQASEEEIRWVTDVNYHGVVFCTQAVLPYMRKQKSGQIISITSVGGLVGQPFNELYCGAKFAVEGFMEGLATYVSDAFNIKITCVEPGGIATEFMTSAIEKSATEGQFATGEYLPIFERYMAGNQKRATESKDQVYQTGLEVAEVVFGIAQNENPPLRIRTSKWAEDFCELKTKADPDGTKLVKQITDSFL; this is encoded by the coding sequence ATGACTAAAAATGTATTAATCACAGGAACATCAACAGGCGTAGGATTTGAAAGTGCTATTCTATTCGCCAAAAACAACTACAAAGTTTACGCTACAATGCGAAATCTTAAAAAATCGGAAAAACTTAAACAGAAAATTCAGGAAGAAAATCTGAATATAGAAATACTTCCTTTAGATGTAACTAAAATAGATTCAATAGAATCAACCGTAAGGACTATTATAGAAAAAGATGGAAAGATAGATGTATTAGTGAATAACGCAGGTGCTGGTTTTGCGAAAACAACAGAGCAAGCTTCAGAGGAAGAAATCAGATGGGTTACTGACGTAAATTATCACGGAGTAGTATTTTGCACACAAGCCGTACTGCCTTATATGAGAAAACAAAAATCTGGCCAAATAATTAGTATTACCTCTGTTGGCGGTTTGGTTGGACAACCTTTTAACGAATTATATTGCGGTGCTAAATTTGCTGTAGAAGGATTTATGGAAGGACTTGCAACCTATGTTAGTGATGCCTTTAACATCAAAATTACTTGCGTTGAACCAGGTGGAATAGCCACCGAATTTATGACTTCTGCTATTGAAAAATCTGCGACTGAAGGACAATTTGCAACAGGTGAATACTTACCAATATTCGAAAGATATATGGCTGGCAATCAAAAAAGAGCTACAGAAAGTAAAGATCAAGTATATCAAACAGGCCTTGAAGTAGCTGAAGTTGTTTTCGGCATTGCTCAAAACGAAAATCCACCTTTAAGAATCCGAACTTCAAAATGGGCAGAAGATTTTTGTGAGCTAAAAACAAAAGCGGACCCAGATGGCACTAAATTGGTGAAACAAATTACCGATAGTTTTTTATAA
- a CDS encoding class A beta-lactamase-related serine hydrolase encodes MKTLFHLFLLFTSSLLFTQVSTDSNLYKTILSQDSLLFNVGFNTCDMHQFENLLSDTFEFFHDKDGVSNKKEFLFNLRNGLCKNPTEYQSRRELLPESSKVFPLYKNNKLYGAIQIGVHQFYETMPPRKEVFASSAKFTHVWQLENEVWKLSRSLSYDHQEKLANIPQYSLFDDDKAIEKWLLESNVPTLGLGIIDKGKLKQIKVFGELKKGTSAPYNTLFNVASLTKPITAIVTLKLISLGKWNLDEPLYKYWIDPDISKSPNLKKLTTRYILSHQTGFPNWRYMNDSGKLDFKFTPGTKYQYSGEGFEYLKKALEIKFKKTLDELAKELVFEPLQMNDTEFYWSKKTDESRFAIGYNPDGVAYETFKNKTVSAADDLLTTIEDYGTFLVSVMNNDGLSKSVFDEMTTNQVATKTGKYFGLGFEIYDLGNGEIALSHGGSDKGVQTIVFIFPKSKKGILIFTNVDDGYKVYEKLLLHYLGENGKKIIEIETK; translated from the coding sequence ATGAAAACACTATTTCATCTCTTTTTACTATTTACATCTTCACTCCTTTTTACTCAAGTAAGTACTGATTCAAATTTATACAAAACTATTCTTTCACAAGACAGCTTGCTTTTCAACGTTGGTTTTAACACTTGCGATATGCATCAATTTGAAAACCTTTTGAGTGATACTTTTGAGTTCTTTCATGACAAAGATGGCGTCAGTAATAAAAAAGAATTCTTGTTTAACTTACGCAATGGTTTATGTAAAAATCCAACTGAATATCAATCTAGAAGAGAATTATTACCCGAAAGCAGTAAAGTTTTTCCACTCTACAAAAACAACAAACTATATGGAGCTATTCAAATTGGAGTGCATCAATTCTATGAGACAATGCCACCAAGAAAAGAAGTTTTCGCTAGTTCTGCAAAATTCACTCACGTTTGGCAATTAGAAAATGAAGTTTGGAAGTTATCACGGTCTTTAAGTTATGACCATCAAGAAAAATTGGCAAACATTCCTCAATATTCATTATTTGATGATGATAAAGCTATTGAAAAATGGCTTCTAGAAAGCAACGTACCAACATTAGGTTTAGGAATAATAGACAAAGGAAAGTTAAAACAAATTAAAGTCTTTGGAGAACTCAAAAAAGGAACTTCAGCACCATACAACACACTATTCAATGTAGCTTCATTAACAAAACCTATCACAGCAATTGTTACATTAAAACTAATAAGCCTTGGAAAATGGAATTTAGATGAACCGCTCTACAAATACTGGATTGATCCTGATATTTCAAAAAGTCCAAATTTAAAAAAACTCACTACTAGATATATTTTAAGTCATCAAACTGGTTTTCCGAATTGGAGATATATGAATGATTCAGGAAAACTAGATTTCAAATTTACACCAGGTACAAAATATCAATATTCGGGTGAAGGTTTTGAATATTTAAAAAAGGCATTAGAAATTAAATTTAAAAAAACACTAGATGAGCTCGCAAAAGAACTAGTGTTTGAACCTTTGCAGATGAATGATACTGAATTTTATTGGAGTAAAAAAACTGACGAAAGTAGATTTGCTATTGGATACAATCCTGATGGAGTTGCCTATGAAACTTTTAAAAACAAAACAGTAAGTGCTGCTGATGACCTATTGACCACAATTGAAGATTATGGTACTTTTTTAGTTAGCGTCATGAACAATGACGGATTATCTAAATCAGTATTTGATGAAATGACTACAAATCAAGTAGCAACAAAGACAGGAAAATACTTTGGCTTAGGTTTTGAAATTTACGATTTAGGAAATGGAGAAATCGCACTTTCTCATGGCGGATCAGACAAAGGAGTACAGACCATTGTTTTCATTTTTCCAAAATCAAAAAAAGGAATTCTTATATTTACTAATGTAGATGATGGTTATAAAGTTTATGAGAAGTTATTGTTGCATTATTTAGGAGAAAACGGAAAAAAAATAATCGAAATAGAAACGAAATAA
- a CDS encoding BlaI/MecI/CopY family transcriptional regulator has protein sequence MQKLTNKEEEIMQILWKLKKAFVKDILEEITEEKPHYNTLSTIVRNLEEKEYVGYTAYGKTHQYFPIVTIEEYRKKFMNNAIDNYFNSSYKNLVSFFAEEEKISADELREILDIIEKKK, from the coding sequence ATGCAAAAGCTCACGAATAAAGAAGAAGAAATTATGCAAATTTTATGGAAGCTAAAAAAAGCTTTCGTAAAAGACATTCTTGAAGAAATTACCGAAGAAAAACCACATTACAACACCTTATCTACAATTGTTAGAAATTTAGAAGAGAAAGAATATGTTGGCTATACTGCCTATGGTAAAACACACCAATATTTCCCTATTGTTACTATTGAAGAGTATAGAAAAAAATTCATGAACAATGCTATTGATAATTATTTCAATAGTTCCTACAAAAATTTAGTTTCCTTTTTTGCTGAAGAAGAAAAAATTTCGGCTGACGAACTTCGAGAAATTTTAGATATTATCGAGAAAAAGAAATAA
- a CDS encoding TetR/AcrR family transcriptional regulator, producing MEQSFQLLYICKVNKKQIILASALELLVEKGVHNTPMSAIGKAAKTGMGTIYNYFPNKEALINEIYTDIKKQEKLLFENFESDKPIKTQFENYFTIAVTFFINNPNYFRFMEQLQASPIITENSKEEGRKSITPVFELLILGKQQRIIKNIDIEEILMFIGGAILSYLRWYFNQTQTERKQASLKNQVTMVWDAIKE from the coding sequence TTGGAACAATCATTCCAATTGTTGTATATTTGCAAAGTGAATAAAAAACAAATCATATTAGCTTCTGCACTCGAGCTACTTGTAGAAAAAGGCGTTCATAATACTCCTATGTCTGCTATTGGCAAAGCGGCAAAAACTGGAATGGGAACGATCTACAACTACTTTCCAAACAAAGAAGCCTTAATTAATGAAATTTACACTGATATAAAAAAACAGGAAAAATTACTCTTTGAGAATTTTGAATCGGATAAGCCAATCAAAACTCAATTTGAAAACTATTTTACTATTGCTGTTACTTTCTTCATTAACAATCCTAACTATTTCCGATTTATGGAGCAACTACAAGCATCTCCTATTATAACGGAAAATAGCAAAGAAGAAGGTCGAAAATCTATTACTCCTGTTTTTGAACTTTTAATATTGGGAAAACAACAACGCATTATCAAAAACATAGACATTGAAGAAATTTTAATGTTTATAGGTGGTGCTATTTTATCCTATTTAAGATGGTATTTTAATCAAACACAAACCGAGAGAAAACAAGCTTCCCTTAAAAATCAAGTAACAATGGTTTGGGACGCCATCAAAGAATAA
- the nfsB gene encoding oxygen-insensitive NAD(P)H nitroreductase, translating into MNLKEILNWRYTTKEFDPNKKISESDMKEVKNLLRMSPSSVNLQPWHFIIAESKEGKERVAKGTQGFFHFNEPKVLNASVVVLFCSKIDADEKYYQHIADTEDKNGRFPNEDIKNGFLGAVKAFADIHKYDLKDLNHWMEKQVYLNIGSFLLGVASLGIDATPMEGIDVKALDEEFGLREKGYTSLVAVSLGYRATSDFNATDKTPKSRLPESEIMTVI; encoded by the coding sequence ATGAACTTAAAAGAAATATTAAACTGGAGATACACTACCAAAGAATTTGACCCGAATAAAAAAATATCTGAATCAGATATGAAGGAAGTGAAAAATTTATTGAGAATGAGTCCATCAAGCGTAAACTTACAACCTTGGCATTTTATCATTGCTGAATCTAAAGAAGGTAAAGAAAGAGTAGCAAAAGGGACGCAAGGCTTTTTTCATTTTAATGAACCTAAAGTATTAAACGCATCGGTAGTTGTCCTATTTTGTTCAAAAATTGATGCTGATGAAAAGTATTATCAACATATTGCAGATACAGAGGATAAAAACGGAAGATTTCCTAATGAAGATATTAAAAACGGATTTTTAGGTGCAGTAAAAGCATTTGCAGACATTCATAAATATGACTTGAAAGACCTTAATCATTGGATGGAAAAACAAGTTTATTTAAACATAGGAAGCTTTTTATTAGGAGTAGCAAGTCTTGGAATAGATGCTACACCAATGGAAGGTATTGATGTAAAAGCGTTAGACGAAGAGTTTGGGTTAAGAGAAAAAGGCTACACTTCTTTAGTAGCTGTTTCTTTAGGTTACAGAGCAACTTCTGATTTTAATGCTACTGACAAAACACCAAAATCAAGATTGCCAGAAAGTGAAATAATGACAGTAATCTAA
- a CDS encoding MDR family MFS transporter, whose amino-acid sequence MLKRAFQNYINNFKGFSREIWILTLITFINRTGTMVLPFLSKYLKEDLGFTYDQVGWIMVSFGCGSMTGSWLGGKLSDKIGFYKIMIFSLLTSGLMFFGLQHITTFEGLVVAIFLIMSVADMFRPAMFVSLAAYAKPENRTRALTLVRLAINLGFAAGPAIGGLIIMNIGYKGLFWVDGVTCVLAILIFWKLVKEKEKSSYQDKVNPGEVLTSSVFKDLPFWIFLTTCLITGILFFQLFTTLPLYHKEQFNLTEFRTGLLLTFNGVLIFFMEMPIVSYIEKKQFNKAKIVSIGTFIMGSCMFLLLFDKWEGILWLMMFIMTFGEMLVFPFANSFAMSRAPKGHEGRYMAIFSMSYSLAHIFSAKTGMENIQTTGLQIFGYELSGYQFNWAFMGTLGLIGALLSFWVYIIVKKEQKNSLKLKN is encoded by the coding sequence ATGTTAAAAAGAGCCTTTCAAAACTACATCAATAACTTCAAAGGGTTTTCTAGAGAAATCTGGATTTTAACCCTAATTACCTTCATCAACAGAACTGGAACAATGGTTCTTCCATTTCTTTCAAAGTACTTAAAAGAAGATTTAGGCTTCACATATGATCAAGTGGGTTGGATAATGGTTAGTTTCGGATGTGGTTCTATGACTGGTTCTTGGCTAGGTGGTAAATTATCGGATAAGATTGGCTTCTATAAAATAATGATTTTCAGTCTTCTGACTAGTGGATTAATGTTCTTTGGTTTGCAACATATTACTACTTTTGAAGGTTTAGTAGTTGCTATTTTCTTGATAATGTCGGTTGCTGATATGTTTCGTCCAGCAATGTTCGTTTCATTAGCAGCTTATGCTAAACCAGAAAATAGAACAAGAGCACTCACATTGGTTCGTTTAGCCATTAATTTGGGCTTTGCAGCTGGACCAGCAATTGGTGGTTTAATTATTATGAATATAGGCTACAAAGGTTTGTTCTGGGTAGACGGTGTTACTTGTGTTCTAGCTATTCTTATTTTTTGGAAATTAGTAAAAGAGAAAGAAAAATCTAGTTATCAAGATAAAGTGAATCCAGGAGAAGTTTTAACTTCTTCAGTTTTCAAGGATCTTCCTTTTTGGATATTTCTAACCACTTGTTTAATTACAGGAATACTCTTTTTTCAACTTTTCACAACGCTTCCACTCTATCACAAAGAGCAATTTAATCTAACCGAATTTAGAACTGGGCTATTACTTACATTTAATGGTGTTTTAATTTTCTTCATGGAAATGCCGATAGTAAGTTACATAGAAAAAAAACAATTCAACAAAGCAAAAATTGTATCCATTGGTACATTCATAATGGGAAGTTGTATGTTTTTATTGCTTTTCGACAAATGGGAAGGTATTCTATGGTTAATGATGTTTATAATGACATTTGGAGAAATGCTTGTTTTTCCATTTGCAAATTCTTTCGCAATGAGTCGTGCTCCAAAAGGTCACGAAGGCAGATATATGGCTATTTTTAGCATGAGTTATAGTTTAGCTCATATTTTTTCTGCTAAAACAGGAATGGAAAACATCCAAACAACAGGTTTACAAATATTTGGCTACGAATTATCGGGTTATCAATTCAATTGGGCATTCATGGGAACACTCGGACTGATTGGTGCTTTATTAAGTTTTTGGGTCTATATAATCGTTAAAAAAGAGCAAAAAAACAGTTTAAAACTTAAAAACTAG